One Vicia villosa cultivar HV-30 ecotype Madison, WI linkage group LG5, Vvil1.0, whole genome shotgun sequence genomic window, AACAGGCATCTCTGAAAAGTCTCCTAATGACATAATAAGGTTGctaaaatttaaagtgatccaAAACTTGTATAATCGGATAATGAATGCATATctcttaggggtggcaaaacggaccgTCCGTCTCGCCTTGtcttaagcccgccaaaaaaaGAGCGGGACGGACAAGCTCGCCAAGtgaaaatgggcataaaaatcaagTCCGTcccgccaaggtggcgggttggcgggcggcatGCTTATccgcctatttatttatttatttatttatttatttatttatttatttattttaatttttttacctttcaattaaatcttacacttattttttagaataattttttataaaacatctttTTAACAAATTCTACTTAAAAAAATGTTGCATATAttcataaataaatgtataaaataaaatcatcaaaaatcaaaattactataattaattaaaaaatagtggACTTAAGGCGGGACAGACTAAACGAATAGTTGAGGGCGGGCTTCAGCAGACTTTAGTGAATTTTGCGAGACAAGCTTTGGTGGACGGTGGGTTTTGGCGGGATGGGCTTTGAAACATATAtccatcctctttaacttttatttttcacttATTCAATTATAtctttttctccaaaataaactaaaattattttaaaattttatttttaataggaCAGTCCGAAGCTCGTTTGGCCAGCCCAGCTCGATCCACGAAAAACATAGGCCCTGTGGGCTGGCCCAAATAATTAGAATtgtatttttaaaggttttttgtgGCCTGGCCACGTTAAAATATACGGCTCGTGAGCCGGCCCGATCTCATTTTATTTTCACATATTGTAGCCGTGTTCTTTTCTCTTGAataaattgattttgattttacAACAACTAGATGACGTAGATTTTTCTCTTGaataaattgattttgaaagTAACAGGGCGTGATTACAAAAGACTTCCTCAACTCCTCTCATAGGTTGAATAGTTAGCGATGAAATATAAGTAACCCCGTCTTCTGAGATGGGATATCAAATGATGTTGTGGCGTCATATATGTATAATGAGATAAGAGGAACTCAGTTCATAGACCACGCCATTAATCTGAGATAGATCAAGAAGTTTGGTTTAATTAGCTATCAAAATCTTAGTTAGATGGAGAAGTTTGATTGAATTGATGATCAAAATCAAAGATAGATTGAGAAGTTTGATTGAGTGGTATGTGCAAACACTATGCTCAAGTCAATACAAGTACAAAATGAAAGTGATAAGCGTGAGGATGAGAAATTGTGTAACTTTAAATTGATGTTGTGATAATAAATGAAGAATGAGGTGTTGCAAATGTGTGAAGATTCCATTAAAAGACAACTGTGAAACGACATGGACATCCTCGGTATGTCTTGGGTGAGGGATTGTGCTACATGTTGGCAGGAGACGTGGACTTTTAAGTCAAACCCAGAACAATTTTAAAGTCAAATATTTATTACGGTCTAACAATTATAGATGACTAACAATGTAAAATATACTAGAGTTTAAAAGCAATTTACATAACTACTTTAAGAAACCACTACTATTATACATATTTGACTGAATTTTGTACTGGCAATAGAATGGCATGTTCCTTTAGCACGATTATTGATCTCAACGAATCATCAATCTGTCTATCTGTTAATATTTCACCCGTTAAAAGACAGTACCATGGCACTGTCAAACAGCATCATCACCTTCAGCCTGATTCACTAGTAAGAATACCTGTGATTACAAAAGATAGAACGAGGGAGATAGGCCATTCTTAAAAACATTATATATTCCAAATTTCCCTCCGAAGGTGCACAACTCCACTTTTGTGAGTCATGTATAGCCTATGGGATGTCAAAGATCGCAGAGCTACGAAGAAACCTCTTTTTGGTAACGCTGAAAGTTGTCACCATAATGCAGAAGTCGCGATACAGAAAGAGGTAAGTTTCCCATCAAATATATCGTGAACTCCTTTAAACTAGTAGTTAGAAGACCTGCTAGTCCATCAATTTCTGATTCATATTGCTCATAGACAAAGAATGCCATAAATGCAAGGACCAGACCTGCATAAAATTCTGTCAGTGTGTGTAATAATGAAAGAGGGCAAACCATTAAAGTTCAGCAACTTTAAACAAAATCTCATACCTGTGCCTATTAATGTTGTCAAGAACTTTGAGATGATCAACTTCAGAAGGTATATAAGAACCGCAACCTACAATGTTTTAGATATGTCATGAGAAGGAAGAGAATCCAAGAATCTAAATCACTCCAAAAATTTATTCGTATATAAATCATTCATTGTTTCAAGACTGCCTCTCTAAGTCTACCTTTGTTTTGAGAGAAAATGAAGGAAAGAAACTAGAGTGGAAAGAAAATGAGTTCGGAgatataaaataaatgatgggATTCATAACAAGTTTTTCTTGCTAGAGAAATGAGTTAAAATACTTTGTTAATATGAGATAATAACACATCTAACCAACCTTATATTATATATCACATGATATAAAAGTTAATATATTGTCATCTCGCTTGTTCGCTTCCTTTCCAACCAATAAAAGGAGAAGGAAtgtttcatcactttctcatttttctttatccaaacaatagaaaactatttttctCTGGTTTTCAGTATATTTATCGTATTTACTTTCCCTTTTTTGGCATTTAAACAAAGCCAAGTATCAGCATGTCTGGATTCAAATAAAAATCCTCATTCTTATGTCCCAGTATTATTTTACCACGACTTTGAGAAGCTAGAAAATGGAGCTTCTCAGTCACCATGTGGTGAGTGGTGATACCCTTGAAACAAAAGTCTCCAAACACAATAACACAAAAATAGAAATAGTGATTCACAGGCTTATTGGAAGAATAGAAACTTAGAAGTCTTTTTCAAACAATCTCTTACTCCTTTCGTAGTCCTTTCTCTAACATCTCTCCTTACACCTCTTCTTACTTTCTAACACTCTATTCCTAATCATTTCCATCACATCATACATCACATATCccagttttattttttcttcccTATACGGCTATACCGCTCAAACCCCCCAATAAAGGGGTGTTGGACAATCTTTatccttttcaaaaacccaaataaaagaTCATGACATTGAATAGAGTGCATACATTCTCATTAAATGGATAATGTCGACATcatatatttaaaagaaaacataataaatttaattagggacttgtttaaaataaataataagtaataataatacgGACCACATGTTTTACCTTGAAAAATTTAGACCAATCATCCCCTTGGGCCAGTCCCTTTATATTTTGAAACCCCTTGTTCCATATATGTACTGTAATTGCAACTGAATCTTTCACCACCGTATTAGAGATCTTAAAATTAGATTCGGGCAGTCTCTGTGTAGGGGGACCAAACCTGAAGCAAAGTGTTGTACAGTTAGTCATTAGATAAGATTTTTCAGCGACATGAAGGAAAATATGAGCCAAAATTCCTAAAACAATCTTCGTATCTTCATTAAATTTAGAAATATGAAGCAATTCCTGTACTTTGCACTGATTTGTGGTGAGATATAAGTATCCTTTATGGCTAGGAAATAAACCATATCACTCTTGAAATAACTTGACTAAATATATTAGCCATAAACAACTATTATCAAATCTAGTTGTGCCAAAGATGTAACCGGCAGGAATGAAAACAGAGAAAGGGCCCAACTTCTGAATAACAGAACAGGCTTTTCATTGAAAAAATTGAGCTATACTGTGTCCAGGATACAAAGTTCCCTAAATTTCTTAAATATGCAAAAATATAAAGTAACTTCATATGAACATATATACGTACAGCTTTGATGGCAGAAAACCATGTCCGCATAGTAGTAAAGTGGCAAGCAGCAAAAGCCTTGCACCAGATGATATAAAACTGCTTGCAGAAAGGAAAAaccaataaaacaaaaaaaccagcCCAAGAAAATATGCGAAGGATGCTTTCTCGTCTCTCCATAACAAAATGTCAGCCACTGCAACAACAAAATGtgatatcattcaattatttggTATGACAAACTGATACTTAGTTGCATTGATTCAAAATAGTATGCACCACAAAATATTCAATTGCATCCATGTAATATGAATGACTCAAATTGTATCCTACCTACATGGTTTTGTAATGATAAAAGTCCATTTGCTCAACAATTTTTTACGCATTCAGGTTTCTGACTAAAAGACACTAACAAGAGAAAAGTACATAAGTGATGCAATCCGAAAGTATGCTTGGAAGGGGAGATAGAAACTAAAGAGGGTGGAAAAGATGTTTATTTTCATTCCTTGGTGTGTGGTCAAGAGTGGAAGAACATCCGTGAAAAATAATTTTCAGTCCACTTCATACTAATGGAGGACAGTCAATATTTCAGTATAGGTGCAAATGAGATGTTTTATTTTCCTCGCCCTTACTGTATCTTGTACCAATACAAGTGTAAGAAAGAtatcattacaaaattttgcaactGAGTTAGTTAAACTTATGTCAGGATATACTTGCAGGTTATGTGTTAGTTAAACAAAGAAGATGCCACCAATTCATGCATAAGACATGCCTAACAATGTGCTCTAAGTCATTCCATTTCCACTAAAAGTTGCTaccattttaattaatttaagaaaACAAAACTTCATTGGTGTAGAACTGTGGATATAAACATTTTAACACAAGAAAGCGTTATGTTCCAACCTTTTCCACAGCCAAGCAGCTTATCTGCTTTTGACCGATCGACACACCCGGAGCAACTTGAAAAAGATGAATCTTTAGCTAAATGAGCAAATGATTCGATGGTTAACGTGACACCTTCCTGTATTATAGAATATCAGTAAATATAAAGGCAAATCTTAATAGTAAGAATGTCAGTACCATAGAGTCTGCCTAAACAatatattttattctgtttagAGCAGTTCTAAAGTAAAATAAATGAAGGAAAAGAAGGTGATTGCTTCTGGTTTATCATTTGCTAATTTTATACTGTTTTCAGCTTTTATAAATCACTCAATAAATAATTTGGAAGCAAAATTTTGTTATTGATGAATGGTAAGAATCCATCTCTAACTAATATTCCAGAAGTGCCTTGGTTAACAGAAGGATTgacgaaaataaattaaaaggccCTCTAATGCATTTGTGTGAAGTCTGGGATCCAAACAGTATGAAGGAATCAATCATTTTGATTGAATTAGACATTATTCGATAGATAATATTTTATCGTTGAGCTAGTTGCATGTTATATCCCATAAAGTAGGTTGTCACTAAGTTCAAACAGGAAAGAACAAGTATACAGAATATAAGTAACTTAAAACCTCAAGGGAGACTATAGGCGAGTATCCAATATCTTTTTGAGCTGCTGAGCAGTTGAATGTTTGGGTGTGTGATGCTAACTGAAAAAAACGAACTAATAAAGGATAATTGAAGCATCTGGGTCCCAACTTCTCATGTAACCAAACTAAAACTGAGAGAATGTATTGCACCAAATTGCCAGGAAGTTTGATGAATGGCCTGCGATTATAGGAAGGATTTCTATATCTTGGTTAACAGCACAAGAGTTAAAAAAACTAGTAATATAGAAAAGCAAGAAATATTGTTTATGCCTCCTGCAGCCAATGAAGTAGCAAACCAAATGAGCAAACTACCAAAAAACATCACAAAAACAATTatagaaaaccaaaaaaaaaaacagttcttCAATAAATAGAGTCAAGATGGTATGCCATCTCCTAGAGCTTGTGGCTATATTTTTCCTAACGATATGAGCAGGGTAAATATAATTCAGAGAGTTTTGTTTTTCACCAAAAACGCTCATATACTATATATCACATAATCATGTCAGTCAAACATATATAACTAAGAATCAGCAATATTTTAGACAATGTTATGCCATCATTACGAAAACAAGTTCCAATTCTTACCTTTGGTATCCAAGCCCTTCCAATAAAAGTGAGAGAAATTCCCAGAACTTCATAGGCTCAAGATTCGTGATAAAAAATGCCTGCAGATAAAGTAGAAAAACGTTTGGTATGCTTAAATATCAAACAAAGCAGTTAAGACAACCTCATTGGCATTCAATATATACACCTTTCCAGCCACAGAGACAGTTTGAAAATTTAAGGCTTCTTCAGCACAGATATGGGCATGAGCAACATTCTCATAAAAGGTGAAGTCTGACAGATTATCACCAGCCCCTATAATAAACTGAAATGAGAAATTGTTACTCCAAAAAAAGGTTGACATTCAGAATTGATAATCAGCAATGTTAAGCTAACCAATGTAAATCACGCACCACATGTAAACTACTAAGAGAGTAGGAGATTTAGAACTCAGCTTCATGGTATAACTCAATAGTATTTACAGGATATCCAATAATTGCTGGTAATCAAGGAGGATCATAATTGTGGATTTCAGAGATTGCCTCAAGCACAAGAGTCAGTATGAAATTATCTTTACTAACATATATTCTATGAAATGGGTTTCAGATCAAACAGTTCTAACTTCAAGTACAAAAACCGGCGGAAAAGGCATCACAAAGAAATATATGTATGAATCAAGTTTCCTATTTTAGTGAAGTTGAAATTCAGAAAAAGCCATAGACAAGTATTAAATTGGTACAAATAAATGTTTATTCATGAAAagttaaaattttacattttagaataaagaaaaaaaaggaacagAAAACAACTTGTTTTGTGTTTCCTTAAGAACCTAAAATCTTTAGGCACATGAAAAAACTCCTAGATGTTGAATGAGACCAAATGTCCATCTGCCATGATCCTTTGAGAGGGAAAACTTGAAAAGGGAAGATTTACCAAACCAATAATCTCTTTTCATGTGTTAACAAGGAAGATTTAACTTAATTTCAACCTTAATACAAGACCTGTAAAGCAACTAGGTTAAGCTTTGTAAAGCTTATGTTACTATTAACTTATTGAGAACAATTTTTCAGCTACATTTAACAAACAGAATATGAACATACAACTATTAACCAGAAAAAAATCTGATGCAAAGGAATGTACCTTTGTAAAACCGTATCTTGCTAACTTGAGAAAATACGGCACAATTTCTGTGTCACCAGGACCAAAGACATTACTAGGACGAAGTGAGCATGTCAATACTCCATCAATATCATTAGCATCCAAGATTAAAGCTTCTGCATGAGCCTTAAGATCTATTAACATATTACCAACCTGCAAATTCGTTTCCCCTTTTAAAAACACTGATTTAATTGTGAACGAAAAACACCAAATCCAGtctctccttttctttttcaaattgaaAAACAAGGAAAGAAGCAATGTAAACAAAATCTTACTTTCCACTGATATGCCGATGATTTAACTCCATTATGcaaatcatcaaatacaacaTCTGCAGAACTATTGTATACTAGTCGTTTCACTTTACATTCTCTGCACGCACTAATCACATTCTTCGCACCTGAATTAAACATCAAATTACATTATTGAAAAAATGAAACCAATGCAATTACCAATCAGAGCTATTGCAAACGGAAGTGTACTAGTACCTTGAACTATCAACTTATAGCAGCTGTAGAAATCATTGTCATAATTGATGCCATCAATATCCAAATAAAAAACAACGGAAGAACCTTCAAGAACTGCACAAAAGAGCGTTAGTTTCTTCAACTATGTCTATTACATTTCAATGGATGAAATAGAAAAATCGAAACAAAACCGCATCGATTACGGATTGGATTAAACGGTACCTTTAGCGACGCGGTGTTTATCGGTAATGTCGAGATGGAAGTACGAGGCGCGAGAAGAAGAGAGAGCTTCAGCGAGGAGTGACTCGGAGCTGTGAAGTTGGAGTGAGTGAGTGGAATCGGCAACTCGGACGATCCAGTTACCGAGTTTCAACAGGCGTAAAACCAACGCTTTTCCTATGAATCCTCTTCCGCCTAAAACCACGCACGTTTTAGTTTTAGGGTTCAAATCGGAGAAGCGATCGTCCATTGATGCGACTGTGAAACGACGAATGTTAATGTCGTATTCAATCAAGAGCAATGTTGGTTAATAATGAGAGAAGAGAAAGCGAAAAGAGCAAAGAAAACGCGAGAGATGAGTAGTTACTTGAacacaagaagaaaaagaagaagaattctTTGTTTTCTTTGCTTTGGCGCGGAAAATGTTACTCGCACGAGTGGGGACCCTGGCTAGAATCTTTTTTGGACAATGGAAGAGAGCgattaatctgattataaccttGATGTTGATGCATTATACATTTTGTATAGTATTAATGAACCTTTCAATAGTCTATTAATGAAATTTTTgagcaattaaataataataatgaaatacaAATAATAAGCATTAGGTAAAATTTACTTAAACTgggatgatgttttgatgatCACATCACAGTTTATGGTGGGGAGTGAGACCTACCAAACTGTCACCATCTTGTACATTTTATGTGCTTTTATGATTCCTATAACAGGACGTGAACATTAAGACATGTCCAACTGCGCCAGATTGGAAGTGGTTAACCAAATTAATTGCAAATATATTATAAGGAATAGAAAAATGATAGATCATGGTAGTGTTATACAAGTGGTGTTAAGTGACGATGAGCTGCTTAAGTTTTGGTGTTTAGGTGGAATTCATCCATCAACTTATAAATGTGAGAAAGTTACCATCTACCTTACTTTAATTAAAAGGTGCACTTTTCAATTAATTTCTTCCTCTAAAGTTTACTCAATTCACCTTCATCTTGAAGCAAGAAAACATACCCAAAccgaaatatttataatatacacTATAGCCAACGGCGAGTAACAGACCAAAAAAATGATCTCCCACTAAAGTTAATAATTTGAAGTTAATAATTTGAAGCTGATTTCATACTTGAAAACTAAGCTACCGTCACAAGCTCACACAGAAGCTACAGCTACTTGCTTTAAAAGCATTGCAGCATTAGCATTCTCAACATATGCGGTAAGGCAGAAGTCTGTGACGGGCTTCTTCAATACATCATTTCACCTTTATTGTTACTCAATTTGACAACAAAAAAATTGATCTAATTTTTTATCAATAAATCTGGAATGAACTTAGAGAGAATCGAGAAAGTATGTTAAGACACCGAAAATTAGATGTCGGTGGCTTCAATAACCTAATATCTATACACAATACACATTTGTATAAATGAAAATttgtatttgaaaaaaaaaatttaaaaattatcctCTGCTTGTCGAATAACACCCAGGGCTTTTGCTTCATCTGCTGTTGCTGCAACATTTAGTTTTTGTCGGATTTCTGTGCTCCATGTGCGAAGAAATGGGTTGCAAGCCTTTTCCGTCTTCAGTGTAGTTGGAACCTGAGATACATCAATAATCTGTTAGAAGCATAATGCAGTGCTTTCAAACATATTGATAACTAATGGATTTGGATTCCCTCCTCTTAAATCACACACTTGCTAAAGGAAAAAGCAATCGGACCCATGGAATCAAAAACAGGCAGCTCACATTTCAAGTTTGCATTTTTAACCGAACGTATCAAAGTTGAAATGTGAGTAGTCTGATCTTAATTCAACAGTACTGATCTCTTGGCTGCAGTGACTTTGTACTTTTATAACAATGAGTTTTGACAGATTGGTACAGTTCGTGAACTTACCGTGGGCAAGCCTTTATTTCTAAGGTGAGCTACATGTGAAGCATAGGACTGAAGTTCTTTGTTTTCAGGCTCTATGGATAATGCAAACTTTGAATTATTCTGCCAAATTTTAATGAAGCAAAGTTAGATCTAAAGCTCCAATGCTTAGAAAAACAAAATGCAGGAAACGTAAAGgatgaaataaaaaaacaaaccaaTGTATATTCATGACCGCAATATATACTTGTATCATCTGACAACGACATGATCTTGTTAAGTGAAGACAGCATCTGTAACACAGAATAAATTCTCAATAATTGGAAATAAAATGCATTACAACAGAATCAAGTATCTGACTTGACAGTGACACAGTGGACGAATTAGCTAAATCATTAGGACATTGCACATCAGTAACATATTAAAAAATCCACACctaatattcaaatttaaataatatagacAGACAGCATTTGATAAAGTAAAAGAATTGTGTATCTATATCAACATATATTCAAAGTTGTAATACAAAAACACTATTATACCACCAAATATGTATTATAGTAAAATCTGACAGTGATACTAACATGGTAATGAGCAAGAAAAGGCACAGCAGGATAAATTTAATTAGCATTGCTCCAAGTCAATGTTTCAATACTTCAATTTAAATGTTCCTGCACTAAGACTGCATACGTAGGGAATTTATCTATCGAAATATTTTATATCCATAGACTACAACTAAAAATAAAAACGTGGGTAACCTCAATTCAGACAGTACCTTACAGTAATAAGTTTAATAAGTGTATATCATATATGGTACAGGAACTTAATATTTACCAGTTGTGAATTATTGGAAAAGAATACAAGTTTGATTTTATCATACAGTTACAATCTAATGGCAAACTAAAAACCATGGATCAAGTCTTTTTTTAGCAGGTGTTTCCAGATTTTAGTACTTCTGGTGACTGGAAAAATCAAGACATGCAAAATAGAATGAAATATTTGCAAGATTTTGTCACTAAAGATAGAAATCTAAACCTGGAAGAGAAAAACAAAATGGAaaaacttaatgtaatctaaatCAACCTGTTCCGGGGTTCCTTCATAAATTTTGCCACAAGATAAGCTAAACAAGGTGTCTCCTGTAAAAATGGCCCCAGATCCAGGAAAGTGAAAGCTTATATGACCTGTAACAAATTGCATATTGGGAAAGTGAGCTACCGAACACAATAACTTGAAAATATTTCATAGAAAGTCCTACAACACGGTATTGACAAAATAAATCAAGGTGTAAAACCagataaaatgaaggaaaatggaTAATACctgttttaaattcaaaaaattcagAACTGCTTTACAAAACTGTTTCTAAAAACTAAGgctttgtttgggagtttggagggaaaaGAGAGAGGAGGGCTTAGGGAGGAAATGagtagagagaaaaagagataaatTTGTAACTTTTTTGAGAGAGAGCTTCTGTATACTTATTTTGAATATGTTTTTAATATAGATTATTATAACAACATAGATTAGATTTCAAATTTTCATCTAAACCCTCAAAAGTCTCCCAAAACCCTCCTccaatacaattttttagttccCCTGAACATAGAGGATTTTGTGTTATGGAGAAAAATAAGCCCTCACCCCTCAATTCCTTTAATTCTTTCCACTTCATCcttcaaactcccaaacaaaGCCTAACTGTCTCAAGCATGGTATATAGGTACAAACACACCAGTAAGAAGAATATACCCATCAGTAAGAGTTAAGGAATAGAGTGATAAGAGTGGTATAGGGTTTCATTCCCACTTCCACCAAATACTAACATTAAGCAAGGAGCAAGAGACTAAAAGAGCCAAAGTGCTAAACACATGAAATTGAGCTGATCTTGAATCAACTAAGAAATTTTAataaatgtcaacaagtaagaaGCACTTATGCAAATAGACCGTGAATACAACCTCGGGTGACGCCAGGAGTAGCCATTATATGCACCTCATGACCAGCAAACATCCACTTATCTCCATCACTCAAATAGATATCAATACCAGGAATTCTTTCCTTGTCTACATTAGAACCAATTACCTATATCACAGCATGAAAATACTTTCAAGTTAAGCAAAGCAAACCTCACTTTAAAGCATATTACaccattaacaaaaataaaacgaaaagcaaaagctaaaaaaaaaatatatatcatacCTTTGCCCCATACCTTTCTTTCAACTCAGCATTTCCATCCGTGTGATCATGATGGTGGTGTGTATTCAATATGTACGTCAAATTCAGGTTTTTCTTAGTCAAAGCATCTATAATCGGCGCAGCTTCAGACGGATCAACAACACCAACAGTCCCCGTATCCACATCATATAAAAGATACGCGTAATTGTCCCTTAAGCACGGAACCTGAAATTCAATTCAAAGAAAAGATTAAGATTTTCGCGTATTATGTAGTACTTCAATTTTGCATCCTGGATAGATCTGCTCACCACTTCAATCATTAACGAGGACGAAATATTGACAACACTGCAGAATTGATCTACCCGAAGCGACCGACTAGCGCCACGGAGTGTTTTCAATGGTATGGAAAATACTCGACTGAATCCATATAGAAGCCCTTTTCTAAAGCAAATTTGTCTCACATCTGGCAACATACAAAAGCTACTTCTTCC contains:
- the LOC131602071 gene encoding probable hydroxyacylglutathione hydrolase 2, chloroplastic; this translates as MSDIKGRSSFCMLPDVRQICFRKGLLYGFSRVFSIPLKTLRGASRSLRVDQFCSVVNISSSLMIEVVPCLRDNYAYLLYDVDTGTVGVVDPSEAAPIIDALTKKNLNLTYILNTHHHHDHTDGNAELKERYGAKVIGSNVDKERIPGIDIYLSDGDKWMFAGHEVHIMATPGVTRGHISFHFPGSGAIFTGDTLFSLSCGKIYEGTPEQMLSSLNKIMSLSDDTSIYCGHEYTLNNSKFALSIEPENKELQSYASHVAHLRNKGLPTVPTTLKTEKACNPFLRTWSTEIRQKLNVAATADEAKALGVIRQAEDNF
- the LOC131602070 gene encoding 3beta-hydroxysteroid-dehydrogenase/decarboxylase is translated as MDDRFSDLNPKTKTCVVLGGRGFIGKALVLRLLKLGNWIVRVADSTHSLQLHSSESLLAEALSSSRASYFHLDITDKHRVAKVLEGSSVVFYLDIDGINYDNDFYSCYKLIVQGAKNVISACRECKVKRLVYNSSADVVFDDLHNGVKSSAYQWKVGNMLIDLKAHAEALILDANDIDGVLTCSLRPSNVFGPGDTEIVPYFLKLARYGFTKFIIGAGDNLSDFTFYENVAHAHICAEEALNFQTVSVAGKAFFITNLEPMKFWEFLSLLLEGLGYQRPFIKLPGNLVQYILSVLVWLHEKLGPRCFNYPLLVRFFQLASHTQTFNCSAAQKDIGYSPIVSLEEGVTLTIESFAHLAKDSSFSSCSGCVDRSKADKLLGCGKVADILLWRDEKASFAYFLGLVFLFYWFFLSASSFISSGARLLLLATLLLCGHGFLPSKLFGPPTQRLPESNFKISNTVVKDSVAITVHIWNKGFQNIKGLAQGDDWSKFFKVAVLIYLLKLIISKFLTTLIGTGLVLAFMAFFVYEQYESEIDGLAGLLTTSLKEFTIYLMGNLPLSVSRLLHYGDNFQRYQKEVSS